The genomic segment TCTGACTTCCTCAGTTTTGTCTACAAAAATCAAGGTGTCTTATCACCCCTCTCGGTTTCCAGGGGTGTGATCAGTGTCTTTTACAATTATCTCTTATTTTTATCCAGTATTTCTTAGCTCAGTTGGCAAACTAGGTATTTATGCACCTCCATTTCACAATCCATCCCCACCAATTATGCCTGTAAAACTAACATTttgttggggggaaaaaaaaaggttagaactACTTAAGAAGGTTATGTAAACAGGTTAACTAGCTGGCCACAGCTTGGGTCTGGGGTGTCAGAGAAAACATGCAAGGCGGAAGAGAATGAGGAGCTGACGGTCATCAGTTTCACCTCCTTCCAGCGCCTGCCCAACTCTCctgctcacacacactcacaccccgCGGGACTCAGCCTGCAGCTTCTCAAATCCCATGAGCccaggagagagtggggaggagcACAAACCGCACTTTCTAACAAATGAGAGGGAAGACTCGGTGCCCCATCGCTAGTGCCATCACCCCCCAGCCCAGCCATGGAGCCCACTCCAAGGGCACCCTGCCAATGCTGCTAGAGCCCACCGAGGGAGGGCTGCCAGCACACAGCCGCAAGCTCCAGCTTCATCCACTCACGCCCTGGACACCGCCCGGCATCCCAGCGTTCCAGGTCCGTGTCACCCTGGCCCTCCTGTCCTGCAAATCCTAAGCTCAGGAGACTCCCTCCAGCCCAGGCTGCAGAGGGGAGCAGCTCCCATGGTTACCCAGGAATCAGTGCAGAGGGCAGGGCATCCTGGATGCCCCAGACTCGGAAACCGAGATCCTGTCCTCGGCATAGTGGCCACACCTCTGGGAAGGGAGAAACCCCTGCCTCACCTCACTGGAGGGACCCTGACCCAGAGGCCTGAGAAAATGCCGCCTGCAGGCTCCTGGCACCTGCCAACATGCACCTCAGGAAAACTTGTCCCACTTCAATCTGCAAAGCTCTCCGGTCATTATTTCTAAAACCACTGTCCTTTCtcaaagaggaaggaaaacagaaacaaacacacacagaaagaggcaCAGGAGGTTGAAGAGGCCAGAGGCAGTTTAGCCCAAAAACAGTGCCAGACGCAAGATGTCGAGTTTGGGGTGCCTCACCCTCCACATGCCCATTTAGGAGCTGACTGCACTCAACCACAGATTTTCGTCTGGTGCCTGCCAGGTCCTATCTGAATAGATTTGAAAAATGAAGCCTTCCTTCTGCCAGTAAATACGAAGTTAAGATCAGCAAGCTCCTCTAAGCTCTGCGCTCCACAGGGGTCCTTGGCAGGCGTTGGCGAAAGGAAGTTCGCCCCCTCCCCGCCTGGGCACACCGAGGCCCGCCGCCGGGCCCATGGAGCCCTGCTTGGGAACCGGGAGCCTCGATGTTCTCCTTCACCATCTGAGCCAGATCTCCCGCCAGCAGCCTTGCCAGGCAGTGCCTGCCATGGGGAAGGGGCCAGGCCAAGGGGCAGGTCCGTGCCGTGCCCCCAACCGGGCACCTGCAGCCCAGGGGCAACGGGGTGTGGGgtttttaatttataagttttTCCCTCTGGGCCTTATTataaagggaaagggaagggggcgAAGATCTGGGCTTGGGTTCTCCGAAGGCAGCGAACCCAGAGGCGACCCCAAACTCAGTAGTTGCCGCCCGGCACGGGGACTTGATGCCGGTGCCAAGCGGCCCGGCCAGCCCGGCAGAACCTGAGCGGACAGCACCGCCACACCGTGCCTCTTGCCCGCGCCGGGTGGCCCCTTGCCGCGGTGCCCCCCTGCCAGGGATGCGAGAGCCGCCGCCTGTTCCCCGCCCCGCCCGCCCGCCCACCCGTCgtgggagggggaaggggccGGTCAGAGAGGAGTGGGGCCGCCGGGCTGTACCCCCAGATCCCAGCGGCGGCCGCCCCGCAGCCACGCCGAGCCCGGAGGGCAGCGCTCGGGAGCGCTCGGGCCGCAACCTCCGCGCCGCCCCCCACGCGTCCGGGTTCTCGCGGCGCCCCGGGCGGCCCCAGGCTGCCGCCGCCGGCGAGTCAGGCAGCCCAGGTTCCCCAGCTTACCTGGCCAGGGCGCTGGGCTGCCCCGGTACGCCGCCGTCCCCGCCCCGCCGCCGCCGGCTCCGTCCGCGAGGCCGAGCTCTTTGTGAGCCCGCGCCGAGCCGCACACCGCGACTGCTAATGAGCCCGGGAAGCTGAATAGCTTCCCGAATAGCGGCGGGCGCGCCCCGGACGCAGCGTACGGCACGCAGGGCCGCCTCTGCCGGGCGCACGCGGCGCGGCTGCGGGGCGCATCCCGCACCGGCCTGCGGCTGCCGggcccgcgcccccgccccggcCGCTTCCGCCTCACCCCCGCCGGGCACACCGGGGCCGGAAAACGATTCCCGGCTAGATCGCGCgccgggaagagagggaagacaAAGATGCGTCCGTGCCGGGCGTGCGCGGGGCCCTGCGCCCCCTGGCCCCGGCGCTGGGGCAATCCGCAGGGCAGGAGGGCGCACTCGGAACCTGGGTCCCGCTGGGCCGGTGTCCGGGACCGGGGCTGGAAGCCAGGCGCTGGAAGGCGCGGCGCCCCGAACGCCCCGGGTCCTAGGGAGCACACAGATTCCCGGGCGTGCCCTGGCCCTGCTGGCTGGGGAGCTGCAGGGGTCTGGTCCGGCAGGTACAGCCGGTGAACGCGAGGCTCCGCACCCTGCCCGGGCCGCCGCGCCGCGCCGCGCGGCTGTAATAGGGGACCCTAGAGCGAAGAACCCTCGGTTCTTCCGAAAGCCCCATCCGGCAGGGGAGGCCCCCTGCTGCCTCTCACCGCAGCTCCCTTAGGCGCATGCTGGACTCCAAGTCTTCCCTGGCGGTCCCCGGTAACCATCCCAGCACCCCGTTTCTGATACTCTGTGCTGCTTTAGCCCCCAGTCCCAGGGCCTCACTCCAGGCCTTTCTCTCCTTGCTGTCCTAAATGGAGAGGACCCTGACCTCCGCGGGACCCTGGGGAGCCCACACTCCCAGACACTCACCTGCATCCCCAGGGGTGTCCGCCACCTACTGCTTGAGAAATCCCCTGGAGGCCCCCGAAGGTCATGCTGGAGACTCCAGTGGCACCTTCGGACCTCTGGCTCTTTCACTGAGTCCCAGGCAGATGTGATAAGCCGTGGGAGACGCACAGGATGCCTTGTCTGGGCAGAACGAGGGCTCAGGTGCCTCCCACCCCCAAATCGTGGTGATTTGCCCtcgttttcttttctcctgtggCTGGACTAGGCGAAGCTGTGGCATGGAAAGTTCTGAAGTTGGGGGGGGCACAGAAGGGCAGGGGGACTGGGGGGTGAGGAGAGCGCATCCTCCTGCTGCC from the Chlorocebus sabaeus isolate Y175 chromosome 26, mChlSab1.0.hap1, whole genome shotgun sequence genome contains:
- the LOC140710362 gene encoding uncharacterized protein; the protein is MTFGGLQGISQAVGGGHPWGCRQQGASPAGWGFRKNRGFFALGSPITAARRGAAARAGCGASRSPAVPAGPDPCSSPASRARARPGICVLPRTRGVRGAAPSSAWLPAPVPDTGPAGPRFRVRPPALRIAPAPGPGGAGPRARPARTHLCLPSLPGARSSRESFSGPGVPGGGEAEAAGAGARARQPQAGAGCAPQPRRVRPAEAALRAVRCVRGAPAAIREAIQLPGLISSRGVRLGAGSQRARPRGRSRRRRGGDGGVPGQPSALASFLETEAPQHLKMVLMAKLLE